In one window of Haloimpatiens sp. FM7315 DNA:
- the fliD gene encoding flagellar filament capping protein FliD: MNITPTRVTGLATGMDTDAMVKQMMQPYNLKLDKMQQDRQLILWRQEMYRDIIGDINTFKNGYFDVLKGDSYMLSENTFSQFSIDGISGSDVKVQGTSGAISGKYTLSVSQIAEKAKAQGTTAINKIVGAASNAEIKIDNNNNSISLKLSDGTTANLDIPIDSVKGYNRYGSVDDLVKAINTEASKVTVGTDKLSDRVKAVNKNGEVQFEDVTKILNDNKITFAYGGKDYEVSVDEGNYTGEELASKINSKLQDLKSKDGTSTFPKDISVEAETTTSGTSFKFSDGAIANIKNNDKSIDLGFISINSIESGDANDTGISSGTLTNSFKVNPKIIEGFNDSLTVRVGNEIKSVKLPSGIAPTDSDFIDKLNSSLVSAGISGDDLTLSLVDGKIGFTSTSGKQISLFGNASKVFGAYDNFEVNMSFNEKMSNLINSKVKFRINDSVFEYDFGSDYSETNPTGAKDKTISSILYDIKSKTGVDITYSESSKKFTLTSKDTGLSSSIYIEDSEGSFFKTILGDKAFSDTDPTANSKTFSGKDAEFTLENPNGDTTTYSKDKNSFTIDGVNYTLNSKPASDVSFTINSDTEGSFKKIKDFIGKYNELIDKINTKITEKRNYSYSPLTSAQKKDMSDDEIEKWETKVKAGLVRNDSDLENMLSQLRGAFFPKVDGVDINLRDIGLNTSSDYTQKGKIVINESKLKEALKNRGDEVSKFFAKKSISYSRYSSSLTASDRKTRYNEEGIFQRLNDVIQDFTRTTGGKGILLQKSGISGDFTDINNTLSKYLKDKDKAIKEMQKKLFDRENKYYTQFAALEKAMNQLNSQSNWLMQQFSQGQ; encoded by the coding sequence TTTAAGAATGGTTATTTTGATGTTTTGAAAGGTGATAGCTATATGCTATCAGAGAACACATTTTCACAGTTTAGTATAGATGGGATTTCAGGAAGCGATGTTAAAGTACAAGGAACTTCTGGAGCTATAAGTGGAAAGTACACACTTAGTGTTAGCCAAATTGCTGAAAAAGCAAAGGCTCAGGGAACAACTGCTATTAATAAAATAGTAGGTGCTGCCTCAAACGCAGAAATTAAAATTGATAATAACAACAATAGTATTTCTTTAAAACTTTCAGATGGAACTACTGCAAATTTAGACATACCAATAGATTCTGTAAAAGGCTATAATAGGTATGGCAGTGTAGATGATTTAGTTAAAGCTATAAATACTGAAGCTTCTAAGGTTACTGTAGGAACAGACAAGCTTTCAGATAGGGTAAAGGCAGTTAACAAAAATGGAGAAGTTCAGTTTGAGGATGTAACAAAAATACTTAACGATAATAAAATAACTTTTGCATATGGCGGTAAAGACTATGAAGTAAGTGTAGATGAAGGAAATTATACTGGAGAAGAACTTGCATCGAAGATAAATTCTAAGCTTCAAGATTTAAAATCAAAAGATGGAACAAGCACTTTCCCAAAGGATATTTCCGTAGAAGCTGAAACTACAACTTCTGGTACCAGTTTTAAATTTAGCGATGGAGCTATAGCTAATATAAAAAACAATGATAAAAGTATAGATTTAGGTTTTATTAGTATTAATTCCATAGAATCGGGAGATGCAAATGATACTGGGATTAGTTCAGGAACTTTAACTAATTCTTTTAAGGTTAATCCCAAAATAATAGAGGGATTTAATGACTCTTTAACTGTTAGAGTGGGAAATGAAATTAAAAGCGTAAAATTACCTTCTGGAATTGCACCTACGGATAGTGATTTTATAGATAAATTGAACTCTTCGCTAGTGTCAGCTGGAATTTCAGGAGATGATTTAACTTTAAGTCTTGTAGATGGAAAAATTGGATTTACATCAACTTCAGGTAAGCAAATAAGTCTCTTTGGAAATGCTTCAAAGGTTTTTGGAGCTTATGACAATTTTGAAGTAAACATGAGCTTTAATGAAAAAATGTCAAATTTAATTAATTCAAAAGTAAAATTTAGAATTAATGATTCTGTTTTTGAATATGACTTTGGAAGTGATTATTCAGAAACTAATCCTACAGGAGCTAAAGATAAAACCATAAGTAGTATACTTTATGATATTAAATCAAAAACTGGAGTGGATATAACCTACAGTGAAAGTTCTAAAAAGTTTACTTTAACATCAAAGGATACAGGACTAAGTTCTAGTATTTATATTGAAGATTCAGAAGGAAGCTTTTTTAAAACCATACTTGGAGATAAAGCCTTTAGTGACACTGATCCTACCGCTAATAGCAAGACATTTAGTGGAAAAGATGCAGAGTTTACCTTAGAAAATCCAAATGGAGATACTACTACTTATTCTAAGGATAAAAATAGCTTTACTATAGATGGAGTTAATTATACTTTAAATAGTAAACCTGCTTCAGATGTAAGTTTTACAATTAACTCCGATACTGAAGGATCTTTTAAGAAGATAAAAGACTTCATTGGTAAATATAATGAACTAATTGATAAAATAAATACCAAAATTACGGAGAAAAGAAATTATAGCTACTCCCCACTTACTAGTGCTCAAAAGAAAGATATGAGTGATGATGAAATAGAAAAGTGGGAAACTAAAGTTAAAGCAGGTTTAGTTAGAAATGATTCGGATTTAGAGAATATGTTATCTCAGCTTAGAGGTGCTTTCTTTCCTAAAGTAGATGGAGTAGATATAAATCTTAGAGATATAGGTCTAAATACCTCTAGTGACTATACTCAAAAGGGTAAAATAGTAATTAACGAAAGTAAATTAAAGGAAGCTTTAAAAAATAGAGGAGACGAGGTGTCTAAGTTTTTTGCAAAGAAATCTATTTCCTATTCAAGATATAGTAGTAGTTTAACTGCTTCTGACAGAAAAACCAGATATAACGAGGAAGGAATATTCCAAAGATTAAATGATGTAATTCAAGACTTTACAAGAACTACAGGTGGAAAAGGAATACTGCTTCAAAAGTCAGGTATTTCTGGTGATTTTACTGATATTAATAATACTCTTTCAAAATACCTTAAAGATAAGGACAAAGCAATAAAAGAAATGCAGAAAAAATTATTTGATAGAGAAAACAAATATTATACTCAGTTTGCTGCTTTAGAGAAAGCTATGAATCAGCTTAATTCACAAAGTAATTGGCTTATGCAGCAGTTTAGCCAAGGACAGTAA
- a CDS encoding flagellin, translating into MIINHNMNAMNAHRNMGINTANAGKAMEKLSSGLRINRAGDDAAGLAISEKMRGQIRGLDQASRNSQDAISLIQTGEGALTETHSILQRMRELAVQASNDTNVSEDRTAIKTEITELKTEIDRISSQTEFNTQKLLNGDFSNKTFQIGANNGQTLTLSINKMDSAALTVDALTVATATDATAAIKTIDTAITTVSTERAKLGANQNRLEHTINNLNTSSENLQAAESRVRDVDMAKEMMNFSKNNILQQAAQAMLAQANQAPQGVLQLLR; encoded by the coding sequence ATGATAATTAATCACAATATGAACGCTATGAACGCTCATAGAAATATGGGAATCAACACTGCTAATGCTGGAAAAGCAATGGAAAAATTAAGCTCAGGTTTAAGAATAAACAGAGCTGGAGACGATGCTGCAGGACTTGCAATATCAGAAAAAATGAGAGGACAAATTAGAGGACTTGATCAAGCTTCAAGAAACTCTCAAGATGCTATCTCTTTAATTCAAACTGGTGAAGGTGCTTTAACTGAAACTCACAGCATTCTTCAAAGAATGAGAGAACTTGCAGTACAAGCTTCTAACGACACAAACGTTAGTGAAGATAGAACTGCTATAAAAACTGAAATAACTGAGTTAAAAACTGAAATCGACAGAATATCTAGCCAAACTGAATTTAATACTCAAAAATTATTAAATGGAGACTTCTCTAATAAGACATTCCAAATCGGTGCTAATAATGGACAAACTTTAACATTATCAATAAACAAAATGGATTCTGCTGCATTAACAGTAGATGCATTAACTGTTGCTACAGCTACTGATGCAACAGCAGCAATTAAAACAATTGATACAGCAATAACAACAGTATCAACTGAAAGAGCAAAACTTGGTGCTAACCAAAACAGATTAGAGCACACAATAAACAACCTAAATACATCTTCTGAAAACTTACAAGCAGCAGAAAGCAGAGTTAGAGATGTTGATATGGCAAAAGAAATGATGAATTTCTCAAAGAACAACATATTACAACAAGCTGCTCAAGCAATGCTTGCACAAGCAAACCAAGCTCCTCAAGGAGTACTTCAATTATTAAGATAG
- a CDS encoding glycosyltransferase family 2 protein, which yields MAKKYTDKVYSHKWNNDFSSMRNLSIGYCKGEWILIVDADEVLYDVRELVNLFNNKNINNFNAGYIKIFGFYKTVDNSIKEGNVCPMLRLFKNNTIKYSGTIHEQPICKGPLLSTNVRFVHYGYNNDDSQLMEYKFKRNIDLLMKEYANDSENIYIIYQIAVSYNMHKDLANALKYIKIAYEKCKDEIYKYIYVINLYCVILNRRGEYDLLFEKAKEGLKNESFIDFYFYCAESLNNLNRCSEAIEYYKNYLMECRRIESNELDFNGMLIVNTKGCKNTILWNLSYCYYKEGLYEKALENIFKIDDKILLGNKALHIFKIIIDGKCWCKISSLNCLVDKYNYEDILNYLYRDVLYEDILNINENILKGLLKEIIVIIKSLKKDQEIHKDLIKDIISDNKVLYEVYTYYLLKNDINEIKELLLYGNEKIQNVLINLCKKYYDFNAVLIKEKENFTQTEFEDIEVKAMFEKALLLGGNLSEDLKQKIFLDFIAHRYYVINKIYDITFIDKRKWMLSEEDNFVIQVKEALSYKYKDISQYIKGIKQGLDLNKLYASYLKLLLNDIEDPISREIKELIPGLCENINDLLNKELYQEAYDTTEEGLKLVKFDLDLMTIKYKLLVKFNYEKEAGECLKEIILFGYSEKVNKLILEI from the coding sequence ATTGCTAAAAAGTACACTGATAAAGTATATTCTCATAAATGGAATAATGATTTTTCCTCTATGAGAAACTTGTCAATTGGCTACTGTAAAGGAGAATGGATCTTAATTGTAGATGCTGATGAAGTTTTATATGACGTAAGAGAATTAGTAAATTTATTTAATAATAAAAATATTAATAACTTTAATGCTGGATATATAAAAATATTTGGTTTTTATAAAACCGTAGATAATTCCATAAAAGAGGGCAATGTTTGTCCTATGCTACGCTTATTTAAAAATAATACAATAAAGTATAGTGGCACTATTCATGAACAGCCAATTTGCAAAGGACCATTATTAAGTACAAATGTTAGATTTGTTCATTATGGTTACAATAATGATGATTCCCAGTTAATGGAGTATAAATTTAAGAGGAATATTGACCTTCTTATGAAGGAATATGCAAATGACTCTGAAAATATATACATTATATATCAAATTGCGGTATCTTATAATATGCACAAAGATTTAGCAAATGCATTAAAATATATAAAAATTGCTTATGAAAAATGTAAAGATGAAATTTATAAGTATATTTATGTTATAAATTTGTATTGTGTTATTTTAAATCGTAGGGGAGAATATGATTTACTTTTTGAAAAAGCCAAAGAAGGTTTGAAAAATGAGAGCTTTATAGATTTTTATTTTTACTGTGCTGAGTCTTTGAATAATTTAAATAGATGTAGTGAAGCCATAGAATATTATAAAAACTATTTGATGGAATGTAGAAGAATTGAAAGCAATGAATTAGATTTTAATGGTATGTTAATAGTGAATACTAAAGGCTGTAAAAATACTATTTTGTGGAATTTATCTTATTGCTATTACAAAGAAGGTTTGTATGAAAAAGCATTAGAAAATATATTTAAAATAGATGATAAAATTCTTTTAGGAAATAAAGCCTTGCATATATTTAAAATCATAATTGATGGCAAATGCTGGTGCAAAATTTCCTCTTTAAATTGCTTAGTTGATAAGTACAATTATGAAGATATATTAAACTATCTTTATAGGGATGTTTTATATGAGGATATATTAAATATAAATGAAAATATATTAAAAGGATTATTAAAAGAAATAATAGTTATAATAAAGAGTTTAAAGAAAGATCAAGAAATACATAAAGATTTAATCAAAGATATAATATCAGATAATAAAGTACTATATGAAGTATATACATATTATTTATTAAAAAATGATATTAATGAAATTAAGGAATTACTTTTGTATGGAAATGAAAAAATTCAGAATGTCTTAATTAATTTGTGCAAAAAGTATTATGATTTTAATGCAGTTCTTATAAAAGAGAAAGAAAATTTTACACAGACAGAATTTGAAGATATAGAAGTAAAAGCTATGTTTGAGAAAGCATTATTATTAGGTGGTAATTTATCAGAAGATTTAAAACAGAAAATTTTTCTAGATTTTATAGCTCATAGATATTATGTCATAAATAAAATTTATGATATTACTTTTATTGATAAGAGAAAATGGATGCTTTCTGAGGAAGATAATTTTGTCATTCAAGTTAAGGAGGCTCTTTCATATAAGTATAAAGATATTTCTCAGTATATAAAAGGAATAAAACAAGGTTTAGATTTAAATAAACTTTATGCTAGTTATTTAAAATTGCTTTTAAATGATATAGAAGATCCAATTAGTAGAGAAATAAAGGAGCTAATTCCAGGTTTATGTGAGAATATTAATGATTTATTAAATAAAGAATTATATCAAGAAGCCTATGATACAACTGAAGAAGGACTTAAATTAGTTAAATTTGATTTGGATTTAATGACTATAAAATATAAATTGCTTGTAAAGTTCAATTATGAAAAAGAAGCTGGTGAATGCTTAAAAGAGATTATTTTATTTGGGTACAGCGAAAAAGTAAATAAATTAATTTTAGAAATATAA
- a CDS encoding tetratricopeptide repeat protein — protein sequence MNTIGAIAQYIDQDKIEEALNLIIKNEKELFHEPEFWNLKAILCIKTGEYKTAIGCLNNVLKLDNENADAYYNLAYIYESLNIFSDSAIYYGFAEKYTNNEELKKELESVYSDKEALLTIKNCAKNTTKKPLLFYLHVDLLEYCRECIILQRL from the coding sequence ATGAATACAATTGGAGCTATAGCTCAATATATTGATCAGGATAAAATTGAAGAAGCTTTAAATCTTATAATAAAAAATGAAAAAGAATTATTTCATGAACCGGAATTTTGGAATTTAAAAGCAATACTATGTATAAAAACTGGTGAATATAAAACTGCTATTGGTTGTTTAAATAATGTATTAAAATTAGATAATGAAAATGCTGATGCCTATTACAATTTAGCTTACATTTATGAAAGCTTAAATATATTTAGTGATTCAGCTATCTATTATGGCTTTGCTGAAAAATACACTAATAATGAAGAGCTTAAAAAAGAATTAGAAAGTGTATATTCAGATAAGGAAGCTTTGCTTACCATAAAAAATTGTGCGAAAAATACAACAAAAAAACCTTTATTATTTTATCTTCATGTGGATTTACTGGAATATTGCAGAGAATGCATCATATTGCAAAGGCTCTAG
- a CDS encoding glycosyltransferase, with product MHHIAKALVKLGNEVLYVSSSIEYNLKNAYDTNTIIKYINENVKVVDGVKIYQPLNVSYTNENTYYSYFDLVQYLLDKSKNDVEIIPYLPSQVNVIKALKGDFKVIYECVDDNTDLQYAFWGNKNNVVWEQELMDVSEAITTTATSLYLQRTSIEKRKNVYMSRNAVNEADFIVKDEKIPEDLKNIPEPRIVYTGAIFDWFDKELFYDVVKSNPDKSFVIIGFGEDEILNEKCNNVYMIGPKKHSELKNYLRNCQIGIIPFRDNLDLIVNCDPIKQYEYIACGLPVITTCMPESAMNKKYTFLANTKENFNKAIEKCLNLKVDLQEIKDFIAENSWNARAALICNIADGKINEEYRRRDLKKLGKI from the coding sequence ATGCATCATATTGCAAAGGCTCTAGTAAAGCTTGGTAATGAAGTGTTATATGTAAGTTCATCTATAGAATATAATCTAAAAAATGCATATGATACTAATACTATAATTAAATATATAAATGAAAATGTAAAGGTAGTGGATGGAGTTAAAATATATCAACCTTTAAATGTAAGTTATACTAATGAAAATACATACTATAGCTATTTTGATTTAGTACAATATTTACTAGATAAAAGTAAAAATGACGTTGAAATAATTCCTTATTTGCCTTCACAGGTAAATGTTATAAAAGCTTTAAAAGGTGATTTTAAAGTTATATATGAATGTGTAGATGATAATACGGATTTACAGTATGCCTTTTGGGGAAACAAAAATAATGTAGTATGGGAACAAGAGTTAATGGATGTTTCAGAAGCTATTACAACAACTGCAACATCCTTATACCTTCAAAGAACAAGTATTGAAAAAAGAAAAAATGTTTACATGTCTAGAAATGCAGTTAATGAGGCTGATTTTATAGTTAAAGATGAGAAAATTCCAGAAGATTTAAAAAATATACCAGAGCCTAGAATAGTATATACCGGTGCCATATTTGATTGGTTTGATAAAGAACTTTTTTATGATGTTGTAAAATCAAATCCAGATAAGTCATTTGTAATAATAGGCTTTGGTGAAGATGAAATTTTAAATGAAAAATGCAATAATGTATATATGATAGGTCCGAAAAAGCACAGTGAATTAAAAAATTATTTAAGAAATTGTCAAATAGGGATAATTCCATTTAGAGATAATTTAGATTTGATTGTAAATTGTGATCCTATAAAGCAATATGAGTATATAGCATGTGGATTGCCTGTTATAACAACTTGTATGCCTGAGTCAGCTATGAATAAAAAATACACATTTTTGGCAAATACAAAGGAAAATTTTAATAAAGCTATAGAAAAATGCCTTAACTTAAAAGTAGATTTACAAGAAATAAAAGATTTTATAGCTGAAAATTCATGGAATGCTAGAGCTGCTTTAATTTGTAATATTGCTGATGGAAAAATAAATGAGGAATATAGAAGAAGAGATTTAAAAAAATTGGGGAAAATTTAA
- a CDS encoding CDP-glycerol glycerophosphotransferase family protein, with product MYLNFKDSKEFEKCVKKAYQENQCNFIEKKYLEALYENNNIIDFINVVSESKNISKELKGELNNLENRTNANLLKINQCLCLRRIKKALELIDSLKDMHYKILYNTYLECIFDENIKPYEVEYISMNLKGSSLYNFIKEKYDLSQNSQYYLIDMYNDINEEFVSMLLYKGINIKAICNNKRDFKYGINTISLNALVEMQSIEKINILVPYDLNYINQVICIAEKGVINCDIVVINNNKLQLINIDKDLMNSIRTKKYNNTVTFNEFNAADGNVHALIKYAPDKIKNKYNFNIIKGKEVWSIENIVKVPLISKITVSGFATFLYNYPKFTYNIEVGHGGVTLKACGLMDKTFKNSGATPDIYKKVDTVCVDSQLDMVVLSSFYAIPENIYRITGLPRYDMLKLENSRKNLEDLLGADLSQKKIIFNMPTFHIFDDCNRVEGSVNLDANFKIKDFNYQQFDEFLESNNAICVSKVHHGEEKSTLKKQANIKYKNLFFINNNDLDNKGYNLYEILGSGDLLITDYSTVYNDFLYMDKPAIFVTADIDQYRKNRGLSLEPYDFWTAGPKVQTQLELEKKIKECF from the coding sequence TTGTATTTAAATTTTAAAGATAGCAAGGAATTTGAAAAATGTGTTAAAAAAGCATATCAAGAAAATCAATGTAATTTTATTGAAAAGAAATACCTTGAAGCTTTATATGAAAATAATAATATAATTGATTTTATAAATGTGGTTTCTGAATCAAAAAATATAAGTAAAGAACTAAAAGGAGAATTAAATAATTTAGAGAATAGGACTAATGCAAATTTATTAAAAATCAATCAATGTTTATGTTTAAGAAGAATAAAAAAAGCTTTAGAGTTAATAGATAGTCTTAAAGATATGCATTATAAAATTTTATATAATACTTATTTAGAGTGTATCTTTGATGAAAATATAAAACCGTATGAAGTGGAATATATATCTATGAATTTGAAAGGCTCTAGTTTGTATAATTTTATTAAAGAAAAATATGATCTTAGTCAGAATTCTCAGTACTATTTAATAGATATGTATAATGATATCAACGAAGAATTTGTTAGTATGTTATTATATAAAGGTATTAATATAAAAGCTATATGTAATAATAAAAGGGATTTTAAATATGGTATAAATACTATATCATTAAATGCACTAGTTGAAATGCAGTCTATTGAAAAAATAAATATTTTAGTGCCATATGATTTAAATTACATAAATCAAGTTATATGTATTGCTGAAAAAGGTGTAATCAATTGTGATATTGTAGTAATAAATAATAACAAACTACAATTAATTAATATTGATAAAGATTTAATGAATAGTATAAGAACAAAAAAATATAATAATACAGTTACTTTTAATGAATTCAATGCAGCTGATGGAAATGTACATGCATTGATAAAGTATGCTCCTGATAAAATTAAAAATAAATATAATTTTAACATTATTAAGGGAAAAGAAGTATGGTCTATAGAAAATATTGTTAAGGTGCCATTGATATCAAAAATTACTGTTTCAGGATTTGCTACATTTCTTTATAACTATCCTAAATTTACTTATAATATAGAAGTAGGTCATGGTGGAGTAACGCTTAAAGCATGTGGATTAATGGATAAAACGTTTAAAAATTCAGGTGCAACGCCTGATATATATAAAAAAGTAGATACTGTTTGTGTTGATTCTCAGTTAGACATGGTAGTTCTAAGTTCTTTCTATGCAATTCCGGAAAATATATATAGAATAACTGGATTACCAAGATATGATATGTTAAAACTTGAAAATAGCAGAAAAAATTTGGAAGATTTATTAGGTGCTGATTTATCGCAGAAAAAAATAATATTCAATATGCCTACTTTTCACATATTTGATGATTGTAATAGAGTTGAAGGGTCAGTGAATTTAGATGCTAATTTTAAAATTAAAGATTTTAACTATCAACAATTTGATGAATTTTTGGAAAGCAATAATGCTATCTGTGTTTCAAAAGTACATCATGGTGAGGAAAAATCAACATTAAAAAAACAAGCAAACATAAAATACAAGAATTTATTTTTTATAAATAATAATGATTTAGATAATAAAGGTTATAATTTGTATGAAATATTAGGTTCAGGGGATTTGCTTATAACAGATTATTCAACTGTATATAATGATTTTCTTTATATGGATAAGCCTGCAATTTTTGTTACTGCTGATATTGATCAATATCGTAAAAATAGAGGCTTATCATTAGAACCATATGATTTTTGGACAGCTGGACCTAAAGTACAGACACAGCTGGAATTAGAAAAGAAAATCAAGGAATGTTTTTAA
- a CDS encoding NTP transferase domain-containing protein, translated as MQAIILAAGMGKRLKELTNDNTKCMVKVNGVTMIERMLSQLDKLNLSSITMVVGYKGEELQKFVNDLNIHTPINYVNNEIYYKTNNIYSLYLARNYLLQEDTLLLESDLIFEDSVLNKIVKDSYPSLALVAKYESWMDGTVVTLDENNNIKEFLDKKHFKFCDINNYYKTVNIYKFSKEFSNSHYVPFLEAYSKALGDNEYYEQVLKVITLLDKPEIKATTLNNESWYEIDDVQDLDIAESIFTNSPEDRLTKIQNRYGGYWRYPGLIDFCYLVNPFYPTPKLLDEIKANFERLICDYPSGMDVNSLLAAKYFGIDKNEIVVGNGAAELIKSLMEKLQGKIGIVIPPMLR; from the coding sequence ATGCAAGCAATTATATTAGCAGCAGGAATGGGAAAACGTCTAAAAGAATTGACAAACGATAACACAAAATGCATGGTAAAAGTTAATGGTGTTACCATGATTGAAAGGATGTTATCTCAACTTGATAAACTAAATTTGTCAAGTATAACAATGGTAGTTGGATATAAAGGTGAAGAATTACAGAAATTCGTAAATGATTTAAATATACATACTCCAATTAATTACGTAAATAATGAAATATATTATAAAACTAATAATATATATTCACTTTATTTAGCAAGAAATTATTTGTTGCAGGAAGATACATTATTACTAGAGTCAGATTTAATATTTGAGGATTCAGTATTAAATAAAATAGTTAAAGACTCATATCCTAGTTTAGCTTTAGTAGCAAAGTATGAAAGCTGGATGGATGGTACAGTTGTTACTTTAGATGAAAACAATAATATTAAGGAATTTTTGGATAAAAAACACTTTAAATTCTGTGATATAAATAATTATTATAAAACAGTTAACATTTATAAATTTAGCAAAGAATTTTCTAATAGTCACTATGTACCTTTCTTAGAGGCATATAGTAAGGCACTTGGTGATAATGAGTACTATGAGCAAGTGTTAAAAGTCATAACATTGTTGGACAAACCTGAAATAAAGGCTACAACTTTAAATAATGAATCTTGGTATGAGATAGATGACGTTCAAGATTTAGATATAGCTGAGTCCATTTTTACAAATTCTCCAGAAGATAGATTAACAAAAATTCAAAATAGGTACGGTGGATATTGGAGATACCCTGGGTTAATAGATTTTTGTTATTTGGTAAATCCATTTTATCCAACTCCAAAATTATTAGATGAAATTAAAGCTAATTTTGAGCGGTTAATTTGTGATTACCCATCAGGTATGGATGTAAATAGTCTATTGGCTGCTAAATATTTTGGAATAGATAAGAATGAAATTGTAGTTGGAAATGGTGCAGCTGAACTTATAAAATCCTTAATGGAAAAACTTCAGGGCAAAATTGGTATAGTTATACCCCCTATGTTAAGATAG
- a CDS encoding aminotransferase class I/II-fold pyridoxal phosphate-dependent enzyme — translation MAYNPDNKDYTYSADDLISFYDDKNISTLLLINPDNPSGNYILKNDVFKIAKWAEKRKIRLIVDESFVDFVDKEECPTLINEDIINDYPQLIVIKSISKSFGVPGLRLGVMVCNDLDIINYIKKDVSIWNINSFAEFYMQIFEKYKGDYEDGIKKFKEIRKKYIVELSEIKSLRVVPTQANYVLCEILDKYTARELTRILLDEYNIFIKDLSTKKGFKGQFVRLAIKRPEENDKLIKALETILK, via the coding sequence ATAGCATATAATCCTGACAATAAGGATTATACATATTCGGCTGATGATTTAATTAGTTTTTATGATGATAAAAATATCTCAACATTATTATTAATTAACCCTGATAATCCATCAGGAAATTATATATTGAAAAATGATGTTTTTAAGATTGCTAAGTGGGCTGAAAAAAGAAAAATAAGGTTGATTGTTGATGAATCATTTGTAGACTTTGTAGACAAAGAGGAATGCCCAACACTTATAAATGAAGATATAATAAATGACTATCCACAATTAATAGTTATAAAAAGTATTTCAAAGTCTTTTGGAGTCCCAGGTCTTCGACTAGGGGTTATGGTTTGTAATGATTTAGATATTATTAATTATATTAAAAAGGATGTTTCAATATGGAATATTAATTCTTTTGCTGAATTTTATATGCAAATATTTGAAAAATACAAAGGTGACTATGAAGATGGAATAAAAAAATTTAAAGAAATTAGAAAAAAATATATTGTTGAACTTTCAGAAATTAAGAGTTTAAGAGTGGTACCAACACAAGCAAATTACGTATTATGTGAGATCTTAGATAAGTATACAGCTAGGGAATTAACCAGGATTTTACTAGATGAATATAATATATTTATTAAAGATCTGTCAACTAAGAAAGGCTTTAAAGGTCAGTTTGTTAGGCTAGCTATTAAAAGACCAGAGGAAAATGATAAGTTAATTAAAGCTTTGGAGACTATACTTAAATGA